GAACGCTGTGTGGCGGGATGCTGCCAACGCCCTGAGCGCCGTATGCCAGTTCGCTAGGCACATAAAGACGCCACTTGCTGCCAGCCTTCATCAACTGCAGTGCTTCAGTCCAGCCAGGGATAACGCCGCCGACCGGAAATTCAGCCGGCTCACCGCGATCATAAGAGCTGTCGAACACTGTGCCGTCGATCAGCATGCCGTGGTAGTGCGTGCGCACGTTGCTTTCGCGGGTGGGCTGTGCGCCTTCACCGGTGGTGATGACCTCGTACTGCAGGCCGGACGCCAGCGTGGTTACGCCTTCGCGCTTGGCGTTTTCAGTCAGGTATTCCTTGCCGGCGCCCGCTGCGGCTTCGGCCTTCGCAGCCGCTTCGGCTTGCATGATTTCACGGATGACTTTGAAGCTTGCGCCCATTTCTTCCTGACCAACGCGGCTTGGCTTGCCGTCGAAGGCGTCAGTCAGGCCAGCCAGAATAGCGTTCAGGTCTACACCCGGCGGCGGATTGTCTCGCAGCTGGTCGCCCAATTGACGGCCAATACCGTAGCTGACACGGGTTTCGTCGGTGGACAAATTGACTTCGGACATGAAACGGCTCCGCTGAAGAGCGCCCTTGGGCGCCCACATTTAAAGGCCGGGCAGACTAGCACAAAGCGTATTAACCGTAACCACTACCAGGCCGAGCGAAAAGCCAGGGGTATTTTGACGTCCTGATTCAGGTCGTCCTGCACACCGCACATTTCGTCGTGAACAACCGCGTGGACCAGATTGAACGGCATCGGCGTCACCGGCTGCAGCAATTCGCGCGCATGTTCGACCGAGCGCAGGTGCAAAGCCTTGCCCTGAGCGTCGACCACGCGATGCACTGCGCCCTGCATCCTGGCTTCCAGCAAGTAAATGCCACCCTCTATGGAAATCAGATTGAGCTCGTCAACACCCCCGCTGCTGGCGTGGAAGGTGAGTTCTTGCAGATTCATGGCAAATCCTCGCGAGGGCAGACAGTCGGTCAGTGCTTGGTCAGCTTGTCCAGATACCCCATCGCGAAAGCTGAGACGACGAAGGTCATGTGGATGATCACGTACCACATCAAATACTGGGGCTCGATGTTCTTGGCGTCCATGAACACCCGCAACAGGTGAATGGACGAGATCGCGACGATGGAGGCAGCGACCTTCATCTTCAGCGATGAGGAGTCCATCTTGCCCAGCCAGTTAAGCTTTTCCTTGTCCTCGTCGATGTCCAGCTGCGACACGAAGTTCTCGTAGCCGGAGATCATCACCATGACCAACAGCCCACCGACCAGCGCCATGTCGATCAACGACAGCAGCACCAGGATCAGGTCCGACTCAGCCAGTGAAAACACATTGGGGATGACGTGGAAAATTTCCTGGAAAAACTTCAGCGCCAGCGCCAGAAGCCCCAGAGACAAACCGAAGTAGATCGGCGCCAGCAACCAGCGCGAAGCGTACATGGCATTTTCGATAAAACGTTCCATTTAAACTCACAGATAACTGAAAGCTCGCGAGTATAGGGCGCAGGCCGATTAGCACAACCCACCGGGAAAAGAGTTGAAACAATAACGCTTCAGCAGGTCTGTGAAATGCTCGACGAATGCGCACCTGCGCCCTGCAGAAAGCCGTGCGGCAATCGTCGACAGGCATGTATCAGTTGGCAGGCGAGGTTCGCTGATTCAGGGCGGCGTCGCTGTTGACTCTTCGCAACTCCCCCTGAAGATGGACACTCCAGATAGGGATCTCTTCGGCGGTCTGATAACCATGGAGCACAAGGCTCTCGGCAATGGCATCCAGTACCGATTCGGCAGCTATCGGACCGTGAAAGGGCCCTTGCGCCTTGAGCGCGGAAGGTTGTTCGCCGGACATCCCGGCAGCAAACAACAATGTCCACATTCCCTTGTCGCCGGACAGCGGACGTACGACACATTCGATTCGGGTCACAAGACCCAGGCATTGGCGAGTAAGACAGAGGCTGCGCGGCATGGCGAGCTCCTCATTGATTGCAGTATTCATTTCCCGCGTGAAACGAAGGAAACGCGTCAGTCCCTTTGACCACTGCTGCAGCCCGACAATATCGAACAAATACCCTGTTGGAAAAGCGCGAAAATGAAAAGGGCGCCGAATGGTCATTTTGCCATCAAGCGCCCTGTTTCATTGACGTCAAAGGCCTAACTTTTCAGTTCAGGCTGTAATTGTGGCGCCTCTTTTTCGAGTTCTTTGAGGTCCTCGTCGCTCAGCATTTCAGCGATGTCGCGCAAGCGGTCCACCACCCTGCCGTTGACTGAACCGTCGGGGAACTGACCGTCTTCGTCAGCCTCGCCCACCGGCATACCGACCAACAAGCTCAGCGCTTCATCCACCTGACGCACCGCATAGACGTGGAACTGCCCGGCGCGCACGGCTTGCAGCACACGCTCGTCAAGCATCAGCGTCGCGACATTGGCCTGCGGAATAATCGCTCCCTGATCACCGGTAAGCCCGCGGGCTTCGCAGAGCCGGAAGAAACCTTCGATCTTCTCGTTAACGCCGCCAACGGCCTGAACTTCGCCAAACTGGTTGATAGACCCCGTGATGGCAAAACACTGCTTGAGCGGGGTTTTCGACAGCGCGGAAATCAATGTACAGACTTCACCCAGTGAGGCGCTGTCACCATCGACGTAGCCGTAGGACTGCTCCAGCGCGATGCTGGCGGAAATCGCCAGCGGGAATTCCTGAGCGTAACGGCTACCGAGGTAACCCGTGAGAATCATCACCCCTTTGGAGTGAATCGGCTGGCCCAGGTTGACCTCCCGCTCGATGTCGACGATACCGCTGCCTCCCGGGTACACCGTCGCTGAAATACGCGCCGGCACACCGAATGCAGAATCACCGACTTCCAGCACCGTCAACCCGTTGCACTTGCCCACTGCCGCGCCATCCGTGTCGATCAGGATGATGCCCGCAAGCATGTCGTCGAGGATTCGCGCGGATACACGTCCCGTCCGAGTGGCCTTGGCTTTAAGCGCCCGCTCGATGTGCCCTGCGTCCGTGCGCTCGTCACCCGCCACGCTGCGAATGAAGTCCGCTTCGCTCACCAGCTGGAACAAATCGCCAATACGCGCCGACAAGCGACCCTGGTGCTCGGCGAGGCGAGCGCTGTAAGTGGCCAGACGCGCCACAGCGTCAGCGGTCAGAGGTGCCATGCCCTCCTCCGACGTACGAGTTTTGAGCAGCTGAGCGAATTGCTCCAGGCTCTCGTCAACCATCGGAATGTCTTCGTCGAAGTCCACCAGCACCCGGAACATCTCCTGGAAGTCCGGATCGAGGTCCTGCAGCGTGTAATACAACGACCGCGCGCCAATGATGATGACTTTCACCTGCAGCGGGATGGTTTGCGGTGTGAGCGTTACCGTGGCGAGACGGCCCAGTTCGCCCAGCGGCGCTTCCATTTTCAGTTTGCGCGACTGCAGGGAACGCTTGAGAGCGTCCCATACGAACGGCTCGCTGAGCATTTTCTCGGCTTCCAGCACCAGGAAACCGCCGTTGGCGCGGTGAAAGGCCCCGGGACGCAATTGACGGTAAGTGGTGTAGAGCGCGCCCTGATCGGTGCTGTATTCGATACGGCCGAAGAGGTTGTCGTAAGTCGGATGCGGCTCGAAGACCACTGGCGCACCGCCGCTGGCGGAATGGCCGACGACGAGGCTCGGGCAGTATTGCTCCTCCAGCAACTTACGCGCCTGGGCGTCAGTCTTGCTGTCGTCGACCAGTTGCTCAACCACGGTCTTGAGCAAGTTCACCTGCATGGCCTGCAGGTAAGCGCACACGGCGGCATTTTCAGCGTAGCGCTCGGAAAGAGGAGCCAGCAGCGGCTGGAGCGCCAGAATGATGGTCTCCTCGTTCAGCTGACGCATCTGGTTGTTGGACTCGCGCTTCCACTGCGGCAGGCTGGCCAGCTCTTCGTTCAGCCGCTCTTCCAGCGAGGAGATGTCGCTGTGGAAACGCTCACGCTCAGCTTCGGGCAGTTGGGAAAATTCGGCCTCATCCAGCGCCTTGCCTTCGAGCATCGGCGTGAAGGCGATATTGCTGCTGTCACGATACAGCGCGATGTCTTTTTCCAGGGCCAGACGCTCGATGACATCCAGCGCGCGGTCATAGCGCTGATTGAAAGCTCGATCGATGGCGCTTTTCTTTTGCTGGTAGGATGGATGCTCGAAGACCGCAGGAAACGTCGACAGAAGGTTGTCGATCAGTCCGTTGATATCGGCAATGAAGGAACTGGCGCTGCCGGGCGGCAATTCAAGCGCGCGCGGCTCGCGGGCGTCATCAAAATGATTGACGTACACCCAGTCCGAGGGCGTTTGCATGCGCTTGGCTTCGGCCTTGAGGTAACGCTTGACGAAGGAGAAACGGCCAGTGCCGGGCTCACCCATCACGAAGACGTTGTAACCCGGGCGCGGCATGGCAACGCCAAATTGCAAAGCCTCTACGGCGCGTTCCTGGCCAAGCACGCCACGAAAAGGTTCGAGATCGTTGGTTGTCGTGAAGCTGAACTGTTCAGCGGAAAAGGGACGGGTAAGCGCTTCGGGCGCAAGTCGCAGGCTGGCAGCAACAGAATCGGGCATCGGACATCCTTACATCAGGCGGGGCAGATGAACGCATTCTGGCGCTCGCCGCACCGCACTGGCAAGGCAAGAACCTTTTGGAGGCCGTGGCGCATGACGAACTTGCCTACACGGCTGAGACCAATGGATTACACGTAACAATCCGAATAAACCACGGAACGTTCATATCGTGGCTAAACTCCAACTTGCGCGACCGGCAACAATCCAAATAACCGGTTCGCCCTGGCGCCTGAATGGCCAGGAATCCGACCCTTGGTTGAAATAACAGAGACTAAAGCTATGAAACGGATTCTTCTTGGTACTCTCTTTGCCGCTGTGTCCATCAACGCCATGGCTCAAGCGCCTGGCGGTCCGGACTGCGGCTGGGGCAACATGCTGTTTGAAGGTCAACGTGGCACGCCAGCCCACTTCCTCGCTTCCACCACCAACGGTACTTCGGGCAACGCCACTTTCGGCATGACCTCTGGCACCAACGGCTGCTCCACCAACAGCGCGCTGACCTACGGCGGCAAATCCTGGATTGCCATGAACGGCATGATGGATGAGCTTTCCAAGGACATGGCCATGGGCCAAGGCGAAGCACTGACCACTTATGCGGTCGTGCTGGGCGTTGCACCGGAAGACCGTGCGCATTTCGCCGCAGTCACCCACCAGCACTATCAGCAGATCTTCACCAAAGCTGATGCCACTGCAGAAGATGTTCACACCAACACCATCGACGTACTGAAGAACGATCCGACTCTGGCTAAATACGCGACCCAGGCTTAAAGTCGTGCCGCCTGCCTTCCTCCCCGGAAGGCAGGTTCTCTGCCCTGCCCACTTCTGACTAGTTGCCACTCTATGCTCAAACGCCTTGCCTGGCTGGCGCTCTGCGTCTGCGCCCCGCTTTATGCCGCGCCTCACGTCGACAATGATCGTTTGCAGCAATTGGCCCATTCCAGATTCTGGATATCCATCGGTCACTATGAAGCCGGCAAGCTCGGCGGCTGGCGCAGCTATGTCGATGATCCAAAATTTTTCCTGGCCGCCAATGGCGCGCATGATCCCGAAGCCGAGCTCGCCTCGACGCTTGAGGCGATCTACCGCCCGGTTACACAAGGGCAGGAAAACGCCCACCCGCAATGCGTTTACCCCTCCCGCACGCGATTTTTGCGCGACCAATTAAAGCTCACCGATCTGCCTGCGGTTGACTGCAAAGAATTCAACAAGTGGTTTTCCGATGTGGCCCCGGACAGCACGGTGCTGATTTTTCCGGCGGCCTACCTCAACAGCCCGTCGTCCATGTTCGGCCATACGCTGCTGCGCATCGATCAAGCCGACGTCCAGGCCAATAAAACCGCCCTGCTCAGCTATGCGATCAACTTCGGCGCGTACATCGAAGGTTCGGACAACAGCATCCTGTACGCCTGGAAAGGCTTGATGGGCGGCTACCCAGGGCTATTCGCGCTGGTGCCCTACCAGGAAAAACTTTCCGAGTACCGTAGCCTGGAGAACCGCGATCTGTGGGAATACCGCCTCAACCTGACGCCGGAAGAAACCCGGCGCATGGTCGAGCACGTGTGGGAACTCAAACAGATTCGATTCGGGTATTTCTTCTTCGATGAAAACTGTTCATATCGCCTGTTGGAGCTGCTGCAGGTCGCCAGACCTAGCCTGGACCTGACGCCTCAGTTCCGCCTGACAGCGATTCCCACTGACACCGTGCGCGCGGTCAAAGACGCCGGTCTGGTAGAGAAAATCGACTATCGCCCCTCCAGAGAGCGTGAGCTGTTGAGCCGCGCCGAGCCGTTGAATCACGACGAGCAGCAATGGGTTCTCAAGGTCAGCGCCGATCAAAAACAGATGCAGAGCGCTGATTACATCGCGCTGCCAAAGGAACGGCGCGCGCTTATTCAGGATGCGGCCTACAGGCTTGAGCGGTATCGCGCCAATGGCCAGGAGCGCGATCCGACCAGTGCGCAACGTAGCTATGACCTGCTGCGCGCGATCAGTACCAATCCGCCACCTGCGCTGGACATCGAGCGACCGGGTCTTCCCGAAGACGGCCACGAGTCGCGCACCTGGCAGCTGGGTGCGGGCACGCGGGATGACAAGGCGTTCGCCGAATACGGCCTGCGCATGGCGTACCACGATTTGAATGACAACGCGTATGGCTTTCCACTGGGGGCGCAGATCGAAATTCTGCAGCTCAAGCTGCGTCAATACGAGGACAGTCGTTGGCAGGTGCAGCGGCTTGATTTGGCGACGATTCGCTCGCTGACGCCGCGCAACGAACTGTTGCAGCCTTGGTCGTGGCAAGTGGCGGGTGGTCTTGAGCGGGTGCTGGGCAAGCACGGCGACGAGAATCTGGTTAGCCACGTCAATGGTGGCGCAGGTGGCACATGGAAGCTGGGGGACGACGTGCTGGGCTTTGCGCTGGGCACTGTTCGGGTTGAGCACAACAATGACTTCTCAGCGCTGGTTTCGCCGGCGGCGGGCTTCAACACAGGCGTATTGTGGCGCAATGCACTGGGGAACCTCAGCCTGGAGACCAAAGGCGATTACTTCACCAATGGCGAAGTGCGGCGCAACATCAGCCTCAATCAACAATGGGAACTGTCACGTAACCTCGGCCTACGGCTCAGTGCGCAACGGGATTTCAGCCAGCTGACTTCGCCGGTGAACGAAGTGATGCTGGAGTTGAAGTGGTATCACTATTGAGTAGCGCAAGATTGTAGGAGACCCCTTGCCCGCGAACCGCGGTGTGTCATCTCCAGGTTGATACCTGGAACAATGCATTCGCGAGCAAGCTCACTCCCACAGGGATCGTGTTTGCTGCGCGACAGCGCGGCGTCTGGACGACGGTGGATCTCCTACAGGATCTGCGTCAGGCTGGGGTTGCTGTGTAGCCTTCTTGCTCGATCAATCCGGTGACCTGCTCGGCACCCAGCCGGCTTTGCACTCTCACCTCACCCTTCGCCAGATCGACCTGCACCTGCGCTGCAGGGTCCTCCTCCTGGATGGCATTGGTAACGGCTCGAACGCAATGAGCGCACGTCATACCCTGAACGTTGAATACTTGCATGTGCTGACTCCTCTACTCATCGAAAACCGTTGTGGTGTCATCTAAGACCTTCCCGTCGGGGCAAGGTCAAGTTTTCGATGGATCTGCCGGGCTGGCGTTCAGCGGCACTCTGCGCCAGAGTGCGCCTACAACCGTCTTATCAGGAGATTCAGCCATGCGCTGGTCCGCCTTTCGTATCGCAGGTTTCGCCGGCCTGTTGGCCTGCGCATCCTGGGCCCACGCCGACCAGGATTATGGCGTGCTGATCATTTCCCGCGAGCGGCTGGAAGTGTCCACGTCCTGCGAAATCGGCATCTACATGCAAGACCAGCTAGTAGGTCGCCTGTATCAGGAAGAGTCGCGCTCGTTCAACTTGCCTGCAGGCGACCTGTCCGTGCGTTTGCGCGTGCTGCCGGGACAGACGCCGGGTTGCTCGCCGGGCATTGAGGCCCAGAACAACACGCGGCTGCACATCAACGCGGGCGACGTTTTGAAATATCGGATTGCGTCCGGGCCGAACGGGATGTACCTGAAAAAGGCGGACTTAAACTACTAGCGCCCAATAAAAAACCCGGCCGGAGCCGGGTTTCGCTAACCGATCACTGCATCCAGGGCGGAGGCGGTTCTTCGGTTTTGTTCGGCGGAGCATCATCCGCCGCACGCGCGGCCTGACGCCTTGCATCATCCAGTCGCGCCGCTTCGATCTCACGCAGCACACCGCCCACATCGGCATCTTCTTCCGGTTCGTCGAACTCGCCGGTCAATACCGTCGCGGGCGACAAGGTGCCGGCTTCGTAGTAAGACCACATCTCTTTGGCATAGCGAGTCTTCTTGAGCTCCGGCGCAAAACGACCGAAGTACGAGGCCATATTGCCAACGTCGCGCTCCAGCATGCTGAAGGCGTGGTTGTTGCCTGCTGCATCCACGGCCTGGGGCAGGTCGATGATGACCGGCCCGGTGGGCGTCAGCAGCACGTTGAACTCGGAAAGGTCACCGTGCACCAGACCGGTACACAGCATCAAGACGATCTGTTGAATCAGGTAGGCGTGATATTCACGCGCCTGGTCCGGCTCCAGCGTAACGTCGTTCAGACGCGGCGCTGCATCGCCATACTCGTCGCAAATCATCTCCATCAACAGCACGCCTTCGAGGAAGTCGAAGGGCTTGGGCACCCTGACGCCTGCGCCCGCCAGCCGGAACAAGGCGGCCACCTCGGCGTTCTGCCATGCGTCTTCAGTTTCCTTGCGGCCGAACTTCGAACCCTTGGCCATCGCCCGAGCCTGACGGCTGTTACGGACCTTACGGCCTTCCTGATACTCCGCAGCCTGGCGGAAACTCCGTTTGTTTGCCTCCTTGTAAACCTTGGCGCAGCGCAGCTCATTGCCACAGCGCACCACATAAACAGCTGCCTCTTTACCGCTCATGAGCGGGCGCAGCACCTCGTCGACCAGACCGTCTTCGATCAGCGGTTCAATGCGTTTAGGAGTCTTCATCAGCTTTTATTGGGGGTCCTTCGTTGCCAAACACGCGGTTGTCGCTCGTTATACGGCAATCCTTTGCCAGCGAGTAGGGGTACGTGGCATGCAGTCATGATTGGGCTGCCGATGATGCGCCCCCTGAGTCCGAGCAAGCACCTTTCATGCCGGGGCGAGAATGAGCCTTTCGGGAGGGCGTGAATCCTGTGCTGCCGTTGTACCCTCTCGACGAACGGCAGGTTGCAGGACAGGTTGAGCCAAGCGACACGCGGAAAAAGGGGTCTTCGCAGACCCCTTCCATGACCACAATGGGTCGCGTCTTCACTACCAGTTGTAACGAAGCCCTACATTCACGCCCCATGGCTGTTCGATGTTGCGACCGTTCATGTAGTCCAGATCAGCATGCACCTGAAGTACATCGGTCAGTTGCGCAGCAACGCCGGTGCCCACTTCCAGGCGCGAGCCTGACAGATCATTGCTGAAGCGGTTGTCGTTAATGGTCACCCGGTTGGCGGTCACGAACTCTTGAGCGCCTGCGACCTTGACGTAAGGCTGTACGAAACCGCCGCTCTCCAGCGCAAAAGTCCGACCCACCTGCGTGCCGACCTTGCCCAGCAACGAGTTCGCCTGGTTGCTGCTGGCCTGCATGTCGTTGTCCAGGTCGTAGTCCTGACCGCCGACCCACAACCCGGTGACCTGGGCGAAGGGCTCGACGAACCATTGATCGTCCAGCTTGATGTGCTTGCCGGCTTCAACCGACACGCCCACGCCATGATTGACGTAGTCGCCTTTGGATTTCTCGCCGTCGCGCATCATGACGTCAGACGAGTTCTGAAACCGGTTGGCCTTGATCAGCGCATCGACATAAAAGCCATCGTCCGCCAGCCAGGTGCTGTAGGCGCCGACGTAGTAGCTGTTGACCTCGCCACGGGTGCCTTGCTTCAAGTCCAGATCAGATTGGCTGTAGCCGCCGAGCAAGCCGACCAGCCACTGGCCGTTGCTGCTGGGCAACGGCGCATCGGCACCGAAGGTAATGCCTTGCTGATTCTGCTGATACGCAACGCCACCGCCTGCCGACATGTTGTATTTGTTGCCGTAGCCGCGCATCCAGCCACCGCCCTGATCGTTGCCGTTGCGCAACTCGCCCATGCGAGTGCGCAGAGTCGCGGATTCGCCATACCAGACGGTTGGCGCGGCGCTGAACAGCCCGATCACGGCTTGTGAGGACTCGGAGAGCTCTTCGGTCTTCACCAGCGACCAGTCAGTGCCACCTTCGCCCGCGTTCTGCTCGAGCTGATAGGCGTAGGTGCCGAAGTCGACCTTGCCGCCAATCAGAGAATACTGCGCATCGCCGCTGGCGACATGCACAAGGGTATGGGTATCGTTGGCCTGAACCGGATCGACACCGGTGTTTTGTACCAACAGTCGGTGATTACCGGTGGCGGTCCCTGTCACTTCCAGGAAATCACCCTCGCCAGCCGCCAGATCGGTGCCCATGGCAAAAGTGCCCCCGCCTTCCAGATGGCCCAGTGTCAAGCGGTTGAATCCGGGGGTCGTGCCCTGCAGATCGACAGTGCCGCCGTTCAGAGTCAGCGTGTTGACCGACGAATCGCCCTGCATGATCCAGGCAGAGGAATGATCGATAGCAAGGCTGGTAGCGTTAGTCACCTTGCCTGTCAGGCTGGCATTGTTATTGAGCGACAGCCTGGCGGTAGAGCCCTCTTGCACCAGAACATCGCCTTCGAGCTGGCTGGCGCTGACGTTGAATGTGGCGATAGCAGCGTTCTCAACCTCGAGAATCACGCCGTTGCCACCTTTAAGGGTGGAGCCGTTGGCGATGTCGATCCTGGTTTCGACATCTGCAGAATTGCCATGGCTGACCAGAATGGCACTGCCCTTCTCACCCACGACCGCAGAACCCTCGGCCACCACCAGGCTGGCCGCAGAGGACTGCGCCCCTGCTCGGCCCGACATGATTACGACGCCGTTGTTTGCTCCTATGACAGTGCTCCCCGACATCGTGGCGCGACTGCCGCCCAACACCATCCCGACACCACCGGAAATAGGCCCCACCGTGTCGACGCCAGCATTGCCTT
The nucleotide sequence above comes from Pseudomonas lutea. Encoded proteins:
- a CDS encoding PA4780 family RIO1-like protein kinase gives rise to the protein MKTPKRIEPLIEDGLVDEVLRPLMSGKEAAVYVVRCGNELRCAKVYKEANKRSFRQAAEYQEGRKVRNSRQARAMAKGSKFGRKETEDAWQNAEVAALFRLAGAGVRVPKPFDFLEGVLLMEMICDEYGDAAPRLNDVTLEPDQAREYHAYLIQQIVLMLCTGLVHGDLSEFNVLLTPTGPVIIDLPQAVDAAGNNHAFSMLERDVGNMASYFGRFAPELKKTRYAKEMWSYYEAGTLSPATVLTGEFDEPEEDADVGGVLREIEAARLDDARRQAARAADDAPPNKTEEPPPPWMQ
- a CDS encoding FKBP-type peptidyl-prolyl cis-trans isomerase; translation: MSEVNLSTDETRVSYGIGRQLGDQLRDNPPPGVDLNAILAGLTDAFDGKPSRVGQEEMGASFKVIREIMQAEAAAKAEAAAGAGKEYLTENAKREGVTTLASGLQYEVITTGEGAQPTRESNVRTHYHGMLIDGTVFDSSYDRGEPAEFPVGGVIPGWTEALQLMKAGSKWRLYVPSELAYGAQGVGSIPPHSVLVFDVELLDVL
- a CDS encoding autotransporter outer membrane beta-barrel domain-containing protein, which encodes MLLETSRAVINNALITAQNITSSTSETSFGLHLYRYDATTGGSGAVVTNSVISGTGRGINAFDGAEVSLVNTSVKGNAGVDTVGPISGGVGMVLGGSRATMSGSTVIGANNGVVIMSGRAGAQSSAASLVVAEGSAVVGEKGSAILVSHGNSADVETRIDIANGSTLKGGNGVILEVENAAIATFNVSASQLEGDVLVQEGSTARLSLNNNASLTGKVTNATSLAIDHSSAWIMQGDSSVNTLTLNGGTVDLQGTTPGFNRLTLGHLEGGGTFAMGTDLAAGEGDFLEVTGTATGNHRLLVQNTGVDPVQANDTHTLVHVASGDAQYSLIGGKVDFGTYAYQLEQNAGEGGTDWSLVKTEELSESSQAVIGLFSAAPTVWYGESATLRTRMGELRNGNDQGGGWMRGYGNKYNMSAGGGVAYQQNQQGITFGADAPLPSSNGQWLVGLLGGYSQSDLDLKQGTRGEVNSYYVGAYSTWLADDGFYVDALIKANRFQNSSDVMMRDGEKSKGDYVNHGVGVSVEAGKHIKLDDQWFVEPFAQVTGLWVGGQDYDLDNDMQASSNQANSLLGKVGTQVGRTFALESGGFVQPYVKVAGAQEFVTANRVTINDNRFSNDLSGSRLEVGTGVAAQLTDVLQVHADLDYMNGRNIEQPWGVNVGLRYNW
- a CDS encoding DUF3015 domain-containing protein, whose protein sequence is MKRILLGTLFAAVSINAMAQAPGGPDCGWGNMLFEGQRGTPAHFLASTTNGTSGNATFGMTSGTNGCSTNSALTYGGKSWIAMNGMMDELSKDMAMGQGEALTTYAVVLGVAPEDRAHFAAVTHQHYQQIFTKADATAEDVHTNTIDVLKNDPTLAKYATQA
- a CDS encoding Lon protease family protein, with the translated sequence MPDSVAASLRLAPEALTRPFSAEQFSFTTTNDLEPFRGVLGQERAVEALQFGVAMPRPGYNVFVMGEPGTGRFSFVKRYLKAEAKRMQTPSDWVYVNHFDDAREPRALELPPGSASSFIADINGLIDNLLSTFPAVFEHPSYQQKKSAIDRAFNQRYDRALDVIERLALEKDIALYRDSSNIAFTPMLEGKALDEAEFSQLPEAERERFHSDISSLEERLNEELASLPQWKRESNNQMRQLNEETIILALQPLLAPLSERYAENAAVCAYLQAMQVNLLKTVVEQLVDDSKTDAQARKLLEEQYCPSLVVGHSASGGAPVVFEPHPTYDNLFGRIEYSTDQGALYTTYRQLRPGAFHRANGGFLVLEAEKMLSEPFVWDALKRSLQSRKLKMEAPLGELGRLATVTLTPQTIPLQVKVIIIGARSLYYTLQDLDPDFQEMFRVLVDFDEDIPMVDESLEQFAQLLKTRTSEEGMAPLTADAVARLATYSARLAEHQGRLSARIGDLFQLVSEADFIRSVAGDERTDAGHIERALKAKATRTGRVSARILDDMLAGIILIDTDGAAVGKCNGLTVLEVGDSAFGVPARISATVYPGGSGIVDIEREVNLGQPIHSKGVMILTGYLGSRYAQEFPLAISASIALEQSYGYVDGDSASLGEVCTLISALSKTPLKQCFAITGSINQFGEVQAVGGVNEKIEGFFRLCEARGLTGDQGAIIPQANVATLMLDERVLQAVRAGQFHVYAVRQVDEALSLLVGMPVGEADEDGQFPDGSVNGRVVDRLRDIAEMLSDEDLKELEKEAPQLQPELKS
- a CDS encoding TIGR00645 family protein encodes the protein MERFIENAMYASRWLLAPIYFGLSLGLLALALKFFQEIFHVIPNVFSLAESDLILVLLSLIDMALVGGLLVMVMISGYENFVSQLDIDEDKEKLNWLGKMDSSSLKMKVAASIVAISSIHLLRVFMDAKNIEPQYLMWYVIIHMTFVVSAFAMGYLDKLTKH
- a CDS encoding DUF6482 family protein, whose translation is MNLQELTFHASSGGVDELNLISIEGGIYLLEARMQGAVHRVVDAQGKALHLRSVEHARELLQPVTPMPFNLVHAVVHDEMCGVQDDLNQDVKIPLAFRSAW
- a CDS encoding DUF4105 domain-containing protein, whose amino-acid sequence is MLKRLAWLALCVCAPLYAAPHVDNDRLQQLAHSRFWISIGHYEAGKLGGWRSYVDDPKFFLAANGAHDPEAELASTLEAIYRPVTQGQENAHPQCVYPSRTRFLRDQLKLTDLPAVDCKEFNKWFSDVAPDSTVLIFPAAYLNSPSSMFGHTLLRIDQADVQANKTALLSYAINFGAYIEGSDNSILYAWKGLMGGYPGLFALVPYQEKLSEYRSLENRDLWEYRLNLTPEETRRMVEHVWELKQIRFGYFFFDENCSYRLLELLQVARPSLDLTPQFRLTAIPTDTVRAVKDAGLVEKIDYRPSRERELLSRAEPLNHDEQQWVLKVSADQKQMQSADYIALPKERRALIQDAAYRLERYRANGQERDPTSAQRSYDLLRAISTNPPPALDIERPGLPEDGHESRTWQLGAGTRDDKAFAEYGLRMAYHDLNDNAYGFPLGAQIEILQLKLRQYEDSRWQVQRLDLATIRSLTPRNELLQPWSWQVAGGLERVLGKHGDENLVSHVNGGAGGTWKLGDDVLGFALGTVRVEHNNDFSALVSPAAGFNTGVLWRNALGNLSLETKGDYFTNGEVRRNISLNQQWELSRNLGLRLSAQRDFSQLTSPVNEVMLELKWYHY
- a CDS encoding heavy-metal-associated domain-containing protein, with product MQVFNVQGMTCAHCVRAVTNAIQEEDPAAQVQVDLAKGEVRVQSRLGAEQVTGLIEQEGYTATPA